One Dermatophagoides farinae isolate YC_2012a chromosome 6, ASM2471394v1, whole genome shotgun sequence genomic window carries:
- the stnB gene encoding stoned B gives MSNPFLADLEESYTPYSASGTQTPYSVGARTPKRRNSTNPFEILSPENETTTFLGNNNDDETSNTAKNFASAIADMSADFFESINKTSTNFDEDVFADEQNKINDDKVIHDSDDHVNTTTITTVKTITNFDSNNDTTVFDPFQTINDDDLNFSSKRSSIEQRKSSSTNDEENIRKITSSKAKELFHSSMNEIELLAAANRVEVQPVSTNAEDSSPISPTDLLMAPQKIEPYSSDLSDLSDISPSNIVANDIRSAFDAFTAINDKKKEDDEQGKFEPITSSEILLRRVSKTAGRQSQDVDDDDDDDDDVIIRKTGEHHTDEHAIRSSSHFDPFTTVFVDSPITSYFEDGDNNDEIVPDSATSVTMAETTQHKSKAINHAKIIGLDNIIGRNDSLDLNYVGQPNVNAQGIINDAFNDEQDNNPESQSKKDIDERATDRMSSVDIAEVAIENLQPNSLRELVDNNLDYQAQTTDGDEPSLESKDPFDTSGFDSKAFEAFESRFEATDKSEKIVRIEDDPFASPYKTAKSNANNQDGIGGFDTFEPFVPKQPENTPYKVAKKPKKKRDSFEDSDSFDDDGDDDDEPEESFRIVIRAKNNDTNQSEANSNLALPLLPPPPKSPKRLPQSEKDIEQEEGELCEEDLILTGYRSSSAIKPKKTAKSFIDEEFERFFASSENRRGSETADTATTEEPEWPTAFGEAASKQQRTAAGTDSPASPQTPLYDEDTSQPLEDYPPPYLGEGWEMMLRHPAKKKLTANRYWKKIFVRFIPETCVLQLFNKKGDAQPFQELPLQASYSLSEISPQQYDQYGKIFTVKVQYIFYRERVGVRPGQIAKVMQGQIQSMGDFAKLGMPVEHSPQISELLKLGTLEYNDIKELLTVVEESMFRMTVHRDRALTYRTEEIQCCVQDECYVEQNKIGIVEKQLARVRIFFLAFLNGMPVIEVGINDLRRQGKEVVGRHDILPVVTEEWIRVERQEFHSCVQDQYFETEQVIRLIPPDACQFEMMRFRIRPPKNRELPLQVSAYMNITPSKMELKCDILVPGCISRKHGQIPCEDIAIRFHIPECWVYFFRVEKHFRYGAVHSTNRRSGKLKGLDRILGTAANPEPQLIEVTAGLAKYEHAYHSIVWRIPKLPKDGQGAYTQQLMLVRLPLSSFDRIPETFYDFVHVEFRMPSTTVSHTTLRSISVNCETPPDKFVRYNAKYEYKIGLNITYDENKPEPEYLRVTTLNNGSLKTSSHDEEEHSSEDEQPHAADEPDQDVDITTSIIQESHAPYSI, from the exons GTCAGCCGATTTCTTCGAAAGTATCAATAAAACGTCaacaaattttgatgaagatGTTTTCGctgatgaacaaaacaaaatcaatgatgataaagtgattcatgatagtgatgatcatgtaaatacaacaacaataactaCAGTGAAAACAATAACcaattttgattcgaataatGACACCACTGTATTCGATCCATTCCAAaccattaatgatgatgatctaaatTTCTCTTCCAAAAGATCTTCAATCGAACAAAGGAAATCTTCATccacaaatgatgaagaaaatattcgaaaaataACCTCATCAAAAGCCAAagaattatttcattcatcaatgaatgaaattgaattattggcTGCAGCCAATCGTGTTGAAGTTCAACCTGTATCAACAAATGCTGAAGATTCATCACCGATAAGTCCAACCGATTTATTGATGGCTccacaaaaaattgaaccatATTCATCCGATCTATCCGATCTTTCCGATATATCACCAAGTAATATTGTTGCGAATGATATTCGCAGTGCCTTTGATGCTTTTACAG caatcaatgataaaaaaaaagaagacgATGAACAGGGAAAGTTTGAACCGATAACATCGTCTGAGATTTTATTGCGTCGAGTATCGAAGACCGCAGGCAGACAAAGCCaagatgttgatgacgatgatgatgatgatgatgatgtaatcatCAGAAAAACAGGTGAACACCATACAGATGAGCATGCTATACGTAGTTCGTCCCATTTTGATCCATTTACtactgtttttgttgattcacCAATCACTTCTTATTTTGAAGATGgtgacaacaatgatgaaattgttccAGACTCAGCAACATCAGTGACAATGGCAGAAACAACACAGCATAAAAGCAAAGCA ATAAATCATGCAAAGATTATTGGCCTTGATAATATCATAGGCAGAAATGATAGCCTTGACTTGAATTATGTTGGCCAACCAAATGTTAATGCTCAAGGAATCATTAATGATGCTTTCAACGATGAACAAGATAATAATCCTGaatcacaatcaaaaaaagacATAGATGAAAGAGCAACAGATCGAATGTCATCGGTCGATATTGCTGAAGTTGCTATCGAAAATTTACAACCTAATTCATTAAGGGAATTAGTTGACAACAATTTGGATTATCAAGCACAAACAACTGATGGTGATGAGCCTAGCTTGGAATCGAAAGATCCATTCGATACAAGTGGATTCGATTCGAAGGCTTTTGAGGCATTTGAATCTCGTTTCGAAGCTACTgataaaagtgaaaaaattgtccGTATTGAAGATGATCCATTTGCATCACCATATAAAACGGCAAAATCTAATGCTAATAATCAAGATGGTATTGGAGGTTTTGATACGTTCGAACCATTCGTGCCCAAACAGCCTGAAAATACACCATATAAAGTGGCCaagaaaccaaaaaagaaaagagatTCTTTCGAAGATTCcgattcattcgatgatgatggtgatgatgatgatgaaccagaGGAAAGTTTTCGAATTGTTATTAGAGCTAAAAACAATGATACAAATCAATCGGAAGCCAATTCAAATTTGG CACTTCCGTTATTACCACCTCCACCAAAGTCACCAAAGCGTCTTCCTCAATCTGAAAAAGATATCGAACAAGAGGAAGGAGAATTATGTGAAGAGGATTTAATATTGACCGGTTATCGTAGTTCGTCAGcaataaaaccaaaaaagaCTGCAAAAAGTTTTATcgatgaagaatttgaaagATTTTTTGCCAGTTCAGAAAATCGTCGAGGTTCAGAAACTGCCGATACGGCTACGACAGAAGAACCTGAATGGCCAACTGCATTTGGTGAAGCCgcttcaaaacaacaacgtaCAGCTGCTGGAACCGATTCACCAGCATCACCACAAACACCTCTTTATGATGAGGATACATCTCAGCCACTCGAAGATTATCCACCGCCATATCTGGGTGAAGGATGGGAAATGATGTTGCGACATCCGGCCAAGAAAAAGTTAACAGCAAATCGTTATTGGAAGAAAATATTTGTCCGTTTCATACCTGAAACTTGTGTATTACAATTGTTTAATAAGAAAGGTGATGCTCAACCATTTCAGGAGTTACCCTTACAAGCATCGTATTCGTTATCGGAAATTTCTCCACAACAATATGATCAATATGGGAAGATATTCACTGTCAAAGTGCAATACATATTTTATCGTGAACGTGTCGGTGTTCGACCGGGACAAATTGCCAAAGTCATGCAAGGTCAGATTCAATCTATGGGTGATTTTGCCAAACTTGGAATGCCTGTCGAACATTCACCACAAATCAGTGAATTACTTAAATTGGGTACACTTGAATATAATGACATTAAAGAACTATTGACGGTTGTTGAAGAATCAATGTTTCGTATGACTGTTCATCGTGATCGTGCACTAACTTATCGTACTGAAGAGATTCAATGTTGTGTACAAGATGAATGTTATGTTGAACAGAACAAAATTGGtattgttgaaaaacaattggcTCGTGTTCGgatattttttcttgcatTTTTAAATG GAATGCCAGTCATTGAAGTTGGTATAAATGATCTAAGAAGACAAGGCAAAGAAGTTGTTGGACGGCATGATATTTTACCTGTAGTGACTGAAGAATGGATTCGTGTTGAACGACAAGAATTTCATTCCTGTGTACAAgatcaatattttgaaaCTGAACAAGTTATTCGTTTGATACCACCGGATGCAtgtcaatttgaaatgatgcGATTTCGCATCCGTCCACCAAAGAATCGTGAACTTCCATTACAGGTCAGCGCTTATATGAATATTACACCATCGAAAATGGAGCTCAAATGTGACATTCTGGTACCTGGATGTATATCGAGAAAACACGGACAAATACCATGTGAAGATATTGCCATTCGTTTTCATATACCTGAATGTTGGGTATATTTTTTTAGGGTAGAAAAACATTTCCGCTATGGAGCTGTTCATTCCACTAATAGACGTTCTGGAAAACTTAAG GGATTGGATCGTATTCTGGGAACTGCAGCAAATCCTGAACCTCAATTGATTGAAGTGACAGCTGGTTTAGCAAAATATGAACATGCATATCATTCAATCGTATGGCGTATCCCAAAATTGCCCAAAGACGGACAAG GAGCTTATACGCAACAATTAATGTTGGTTCgtttaccattatcatcatttgatcgaATACCAGAAACATTTTATGATTTTGTTCATGTTGAATTTCGAATGCCTTCGACAACCGTATCGCATACAACATTACGATCAATTTCTGTTAATTGTGAAACACCGCCGGATAAATTTGTTCGTTATAATGCtaaatatgaatataaaattggTTTGAATATAACATATGATGAGAACAAACCGGAACCTGAATATCTACGTGtaacaacattgaataatggttcattgaaaacatcaagtcatgatgaagaagaacaTAGTAGTGAAGATGAACAACCACATGCTGCTGATGAACCAGATCAAGATGTTGATat TACTACTTCAATTATTCAAGAATCACATGCACCATATTCCATATAA